The following are encoded in a window of Cydia amplana chromosome 20, ilCydAmpl1.1, whole genome shotgun sequence genomic DNA:
- the LOC134657517 gene encoding ADP-ribosylation factor-like protein 3, translated as MMGLLNILKKLRSNPEKELRLLLLGLDNAGKTTLLKQLASEDVTHVTPTAGFNIKSVLSSGFKLNVWDIGGQRKIRPYWRNYFENTDILIYVVDCSDHQRLEETSQELSELLQDDKLRNVPLLVYANKQDLSTALPASEVATHLGLHLIRDRTWQIQGCVATDGTGVKEGMEWVCKNIPVKK; from the exons ATGATG GGCCTATTGAATATACTGAAGAAGTTGCGTTCTAACCCCGAGAAAGAGCTAAGATTGCTGCTCCTAGGGCTAGACAATGCTGGTAAAACGACGCTTCTGAAGCAGTTAGCATCTGAAGATGTGACACATGTGACTCCAACTGCCGGGTTTAACATTAAATCGGTGTTGTCCAGTGGCTTTAAGCTCAATGTGTGGGATATCGGCGGGCAGAGGAAGATTAGACCTTACTGGcggaattattttgaaaatactgATATTTTG ATTTACGTAGTAGACTGCTCAGACCACCAACGTCTAGAAGAGACAAGTCAGGAGCTGTCAGAGTTGCTACAAGATGACAAACTGCGGAATGTACCACTCCTAGTCTACGCCAACAAGCAGGATTTGTCTACTG CATTGCCTGCAAGTGAGGTGGCGACCCATCTCGGTCTCCACCTGATCAGGGACCGCACTTGGCAGATACAAGGCTGTGTGGCCACTGACGGCACCGGAGTTAAA gaaGGTATGGAGTGGGTGTGCAAGAACATACCAGtaaaaaagtaa
- the LOC134657635 gene encoding H/ACA ribonucleoprotein complex subunit 2-like protein: protein MGKVKQEPAEQEDMDTSVKAEPQSYDDKVEHCSVIAKPMAPKKLSKKIYKLIKKSSGHKNYIRNGLKIVQKQLRLGEKGMVFFAGDISPIEIMCHLPAVCEEKDVPYCYTPSRKDIGAAMGTMRGCIMVLVKEHEEYQDLYDEVRSEIKLLGHPL, encoded by the exons ATGGGCAAAGTAAAGCAAGAACCTGCAGAACAAGAGGACATGGACACCAGTGTGAAGGCAGAACCTCAAAGTTACGATGATAAGGTCGAACACTGTAGCGTCATTGCGAAGCCTATGGCGCCGAAGAAATTGAGCAAAAAGATATACAAGCTCATCAAAAAATCCAGCGGACATAAGAATTATATTAGGAACGGCCTTAAAATTGTGCAAAAGCAACTTCGtcttggtgaaaaagg CATGGTCTTCTTTGCCGGTGACATATCTCCAATCGAGATCATGTGCCACCTCCCCGCCGTCTGTGAAGAGAAGGACGTCCCATACTGTTACACCCCGAGCCGCAAGGACATCGGAGCCGCCATGGGCACCATGCGAGGCTGCATCATGGTCCTCGTGAAGGAACACGAGGAATACCAGGATTTGTATGATGAAGTGAGGAGTGAGATAAAACTGCTCGGACATCCATTATAA